A DNA window from Ipomoea triloba cultivar NCNSP0323 chromosome 10, ASM357664v1 contains the following coding sequences:
- the LOC116032408 gene encoding uncharacterized protein LOC116032408, whose amino-acid sequence MAQPKKNLKNLIPLFILLSLSALFLFSFSPATPIPATVPTQPTSQPQPSHLQTPITTTADNKSFTFIIKVLAYNRLSSLSRCLNSLAAAHYDDHAVHLHIFIDHFPVPAKASLDVDRNLNSSRHILDFVDGFGWKFGAKVVHYRTSNAGLQAQWLEAWWPSSDDEFAFVVEDDLEVSPLYFRFLKNLIVHYYYNASNFSPMIYGASLQRPRFVPGKHGNKMEIDSRTRVFLYQLVGTWGQLLFPRPWKEFRLWYDTHKSKGMKPVLDGMVTTGWYKKMGERIWTPWFIKFIHARGYFNIYTNLLYERALSISHRDAGVNYGKSVGPDSNLVSENSIDINHLEFHPLHSMKWYDFCFKEVFPDRIVQHFNELGSVIPSLQKMSNVILVALHQESESVVRNLLCHFERSYIRNYILMGPKSDLLLDLAIRGHPVIDTDRLYDNIRVYDKSNFNESTVELTKEIFVKAYVVKKTLELGYGIMVTDCNRVPLNSESFLDFIDTDTANDFFVGKNLELVFARSSSSAAKTWGDSILTQLGAELITATSSDSDPTGKNFVYVVKKLFEQKGVKFNTFDENKSSLNISSFDASQTPFIQDRGKFVLWSSETSTNLIQQQLVQLGLWIVDSDMSCTAVICYPP is encoded by the exons ATGGCGCAACCTAAGAAGAACCTCAAGAATCTGATCCCACTCTTCatcctcctctctctctccgccctcttcctcttctccttctcccCCGCCACCCCAATCCCCGCCACCGTTCCCACTCAGCCCACCTCCCAGCCCCAGCCCTCGCACCTCCAAACCCCAATCACCACCACCGCCGACAACAAGAGCTTCACCTTCATCATCAAAGTCCTCGCCTACAACCGCCTCTCCTCCCTCTCCCGCTGCCTCAACTCTCTCGCCGCCGCCCACTACGACGACCACGCCGTCCACCTCCACATCTTCATCGACCACTTCCCTGTCCCCGCCAAAGCCTCCCTCGATGTCGACCGGAACCTCAATTCCTCCAGGCACATTCTCGATTTCGTTGATGGCTTTGGCTGGAAATTCGGCGCTAAGGTCGTGCACTACCGCACTTCCAACGCTGGCCTACAGGCGCAGTGGCTGGAGGCCTGGTGGCCTAGCTCCGACGACGAGTTCGCCTTCGTCGTCGAGGATGATCTCGAGGTTTCGCCTTTGTACTTTCGGTTTCTCAAGAATCTGATTGTGCATTATTACTACAATGCTTCCAATTTCAGTCCGATGATCTACGGGGCATCCTTGCAGCGTCCGAGGTTTGTGCCAG GTAAGCATGGAAACAAAATGGAAATAGATAGTAGAACTCGAGTCTTTTTGTACCAGTTAGTTGGCACTTGGGGTCAACTTCTGTTTCCAAGGCCTTGGAAAGAATTCCGTTTGTGGTATGACACACACAAGTCTAAGGGCATGAAGCCTGTTCTTGACGGGATG GTTACAACAGGATGGTACAAAAAAATGGGCGAAAGAATTTGGACTCCATGgtttattaaatttattcatgCTCGTGGTTACTTCAATATCTATACCAACCTTCTGTATGAAAGAGCGCTTAGTATCTCACATCGTGATGCTGGCGTTAACTATGGGAAGTCAGTTGGACCAGATTCAAATTTAGTTAGTGAGAATTCTATTGATATCAACCACTTGGAATTTCACCCTTTGCATAGCATGAAGTGGTATGATTTCTGCTTCAAAGAAGTTTTTCCAGATAGAATTGTACAGCATTTCAATGAACTTGGGTCTGTTATCCCTTCCCTGCAGAAAATGAGTAATGTTATACTTGTGGCCCTACATCAGGAGTCAGAGTCAGTTGTTAGGAACTTGCTCTGCCATTTTGAGAGGTCGTATATTCGGAATTACATCTTAATGGGCCCAAAATCTGATCTCCTACTTGATCTTGCAATAAGAGGTCACCCTGTGATTGATACTGACAGACTTTATGACAATATAAGAGTCTATGACAAATCTAACTTCAATGAATCTACTGTGGAACTGACTAAGGAGATTTTTGTCAAGGCCTATGTGGTCAAGAAAACCTTGGAACTTGGATATGGTATTATGGTGACTGATTGCAACAGGGTTCCTCTGAACAGTGAATCCTTTCTCGATTTCATTGATACTGATACAGCTAATGActtctttgtggggaagaactTAGAACTAGTTTTTGCCAGGAGCTCATCTTCTGCTGCGAAGACTTGGGGTGACAGTATCTTGACCCAATTAGGTGCTGAATTGATCACAGCCACATCAAGCGATTCAGATCCAACAGGAAAGAATTTCGTGTATGTGGTTAAAAAGTTATTTGAGCAGAAGGGTGTTAAATTCAATACCTTTGATGAAAACAAATCTAGTTTAAATATCAGTTCCTTTGATGCTAGCCAAACGCCGTTTATACAGGATAGAGGAAAATTTGTACTTTGGTCTTCAGAGACGAGCACAAATTTGATTCAGCAACAGCTTGTACAATTAGGTCTGTGGAttgtggatagtgatatgtcATGTACTGCTGTCATTTGCTACCCTCCATAG